From the genome of Mesorhizobium japonicum MAFF 303099, one region includes:
- a CDS encoding DMT family transporter, with product MHFIPASIRGPLFMIVSTGSYLVNDTMMKLATAGLPSYEVLFLRGVAAALWGFPLLFLLGYGKQIPLIFDGHVLRRNLLELAAILCYVVALANMQIADSTALGQITPLLMLVGSSILFGERIGGQRMALIGLGFIGALMVAQPTMQGISVYALLALGNAALSAARDLAGRRVSAEVPGMIVAISAVVVVLIGAGAAHLVSERWVMPEARHLLLMAGAGFFLIFGHFFIFMAYRVGPTSAVAPFYYCFTVWAVISGLLVFGQFPNALAVCGILLVVASGLTIVSLDQRKRRLTVVA from the coding sequence ATGCATTTCATCCCTGCCTCGATCCGCGGCCCGCTGTTCATGATCGTTTCGACCGGCTCGTACCTGGTCAACGACACGATGATGAAACTCGCGACCGCGGGGCTGCCGTCCTACGAGGTGCTGTTCCTGCGCGGTGTGGCGGCAGCGCTCTGGGGCTTCCCGCTGTTGTTCCTGCTGGGCTACGGCAAACAGATCCCGCTGATCTTCGACGGCCATGTGCTGCGCAGGAACCTGCTCGAGCTGGCGGCGATCCTTTGCTATGTCGTGGCGCTCGCCAACATGCAGATCGCGGATTCAACCGCGCTCGGACAAATCACGCCGCTGCTGATGCTGGTCGGTTCCTCGATCCTGTTTGGCGAGCGCATCGGCGGCCAGCGCATGGCGCTGATCGGGCTCGGCTTCATCGGCGCGTTGATGGTGGCGCAGCCGACCATGCAAGGCATTTCGGTCTATGCGCTGCTGGCGCTCGGCAATGCCGCGCTGTCAGCCGCGCGCGACCTTGCCGGCAGACGTGTTTCTGCAGAGGTGCCGGGGATGATCGTGGCGATCTCCGCCGTCGTGGTGGTGCTGATCGGAGCGGGTGCGGCGCATCTGGTTTCCGAGCGCTGGGTGATGCCCGAGGCGCGCCATTTGCTGCTGATGGCCGGCGCCGGGTTTTTCCTGATCTTCGGCCACTTCTTCATCTTCATGGCCTATCGCGTCGGGCCAACCAGCGCGGTGGCGCCGTTCTATTACTGCTTCACCGTCTGGGCCGTCATTTCGGGGCTGCTGGTGTTCGGCCAGTTCCCCAATGCGCTGGCGGTCTGCGGCATCCTGCTGGTGGTGGCCAGCGGGCTGACCATCGTCTCGCTGGATCAGCGCAAGCGCCGGCTGACCGTCGTCGCCTAG
- the tuf gene encoding elongation factor Tu, whose product MAKGKFERTKPHVNIGTIGHVDHGKTSLTAAITKYFGEYKRYDQIDAAPEEKARGITISTAHVEYETANRHYAHVDCPGHADYVKNMITGAAQMDGAILVVSAADGPMPQTREHILLARQVGVPSIVVFLNKVDQVDDAELLELVELEVRELLSKNEFPGDDIPIVKGSALAALEDSNKTIGEDAIRELMAQVDAYIPTPVRPLDKPFLMPIEDVFSISGRGTVVTGRVERGVVKVGEELEIIGIRPTTKTTCTGVEMFRKLLDQGQAGDNIGALLRGVDREGVERGQVLAKPGTVKPHKKFVAEAYILTKDEGGRHTPFFTNYRPQFYFRTTDVTGIVSLPAGTEMVMPGDNITVDVELIVPIAMEEKLRFAIREGGRTVGAGIVVTIKE is encoded by the coding sequence ATGGCAAAAGGTAAATTCGAGCGCACTAAGCCTCATGTGAACATCGGCACGATTGGTCACGTTGACCATGGCAAGACGTCGCTGACGGCGGCGATCACGAAGTATTTTGGCGAGTACAAGCGCTACGACCAGATCGATGCGGCGCCGGAAGAGAAGGCACGCGGCATCACCATTTCGACGGCTCACGTCGAATACGAGACGGCCAACCGCCACTACGCCCACGTCGACTGCCCCGGCCACGCCGACTATGTGAAGAACATGATCACCGGCGCCGCGCAGATGGACGGCGCGATCCTGGTGGTGTCGGCCGCCGACGGCCCGATGCCGCAGACCCGCGAGCACATCCTGCTTGCCCGTCAGGTCGGCGTGCCGTCGATCGTGGTGTTCCTGAACAAGGTCGACCAGGTCGACGACGCTGAGCTGCTCGAACTGGTCGAGCTCGAGGTTCGCGAGCTTCTGTCGAAGAACGAGTTCCCCGGCGACGACATTCCGATCGTCAAGGGTTCGGCGCTGGCTGCTCTTGAGGATTCCAACAAGACGATCGGCGAGGACGCGATCCGCGAGCTGATGGCTCAGGTCGACGCCTACATCCCGACCCCGGTTCGTCCGCTCGACAAGCCGTTCCTGATGCCGATCGAAGACGTGTTCTCGATCTCGGGCCGCGGCACGGTCGTGACCGGCCGCGTCGAGCGCGGCGTGGTCAAGGTCGGCGAGGAGCTGGAGATCATCGGCATCCGTCCGACGACCAAGACGACCTGCACGGGCGTGGAAATGTTCCGCAAGCTGCTCGATCAGGGCCAGGCTGGCGACAACATCGGCGCGCTGCTGCGTGGCGTTGATCGTGAAGGTGTCGAGCGCGGCCAGGTCCTGGCCAAGCCGGGTACGGTGAAGCCGCACAAGAAGTTCGTGGCCGAAGCCTACATCCTGACCAAGGACGAAGGTGGCCGTCACACGCCGTTCTTCACCAACTACCGTCCGCAGTTCTACTTCCGCACGACGGACGTGACCGGCATCGTGTCGCTGCCGGCTGGCACCGAGATGGTCATGCCTGGCGACAACATCACGGTCGATGTCGAGCTGATCGTACCGATCGCCATGGAAGAGAAGCTGCGCTTCGCCATCCGTGAAGGCGGGCGCACCGTCGGTGCCGGCATCGTCGTCACCATCAAGGAATAA
- a CDS encoding group II truncated hemoglobin, protein MSRDVPTLYEWAGGSDALNRLTQTFYDKVAKDPVVGPVFKAMSPDHPSHVAAFIGEVFGGPKTYSEKFGGHREMVMHHLGKHLTEEQRRRWINLLADAADEVGLPDDPEFRSAFMGYVEWGSRLAKMNSNLGETCDPETEPMPAWGWGVPGGPYTPPETN, encoded by the coding sequence ATGAGCCGGGATGTTCCGACACTCTACGAATGGGCCGGTGGCAGCGATGCCCTGAATCGGCTGACGCAGACCTTCTATGACAAGGTGGCAAAGGACCCGGTCGTTGGGCCGGTGTTCAAGGCGATGTCGCCGGATCATCCCTCCCACGTCGCGGCCTTCATCGGCGAGGTCTTTGGTGGACCGAAGACCTATAGCGAGAAATTCGGTGGCCACCGCGAGATGGTCATGCATCATCTGGGCAAGCATCTGACGGAAGAACAGCGCCGCCGCTGGATCAACCTGCTCGCCGACGCAGCCGACGAGGTCGGCTTGCCGGACGATCCCGAATTCCGTTCCGCCTTCATGGGCTATGTCGAATGGGGATCGCGGCTGGCCAAGATGAACTCCAATCTCGGCGAGACCTGCGATCCCGAAACCGAGCCGATGCCGGCCTGGGGCTGGGGTGTGCCGGGCGGGCCGTACACGCCGCCGGAAACAAATTAG
- a CDS encoding putative glycolipid-binding domain-containing protein, with protein sequence MSDDFKIVRWREWDGPGIEHLELRQRAGEVLADSVVICSGQTPFAVRYRMECDAHWRARRVMVDMIGSGRTLVLASDGDDSWVRDGLPVPELDGVLDPDLTVTPFTNTLPIRRLRLSNGQSAEITTAFIEFPALTVASNPQRYTCLDEGRRYLYETRASDFRRELEIDRDGLVVTYPDFWQRG encoded by the coding sequence ATGTCGGACGATTTCAAGATCGTGCGCTGGCGCGAGTGGGACGGCCCCGGTATCGAGCATCTTGAACTGCGCCAGCGCGCAGGGGAGGTTTTGGCCGACTCCGTCGTCATTTGCTCCGGCCAAACCCCTTTTGCCGTCCGCTACCGCATGGAATGCGACGCGCACTGGCGCGCCAGGCGTGTCATGGTCGACATGATCGGCAGCGGCCGGACGCTGGTTCTTGCCTCCGACGGCGATGACAGCTGGGTCCGGGACGGCCTTCCCGTGCCCGAACTCGACGGCGTGCTCGACCCTGATCTGACCGTCACCCCGTTCACCAACACGCTGCCGATCCGGCGCTTGCGGCTTTCCAACGGGCAGAGCGCCGAGATCACCACCGCCTTTATCGAATTCCCGGCGCTCACCGTCGCGAGTAACCCGCAGCGCTACACTTGCCTCGATGAGGGCAGGCGATACCTCTATGAAACGCGCGCCAGCGATTTCAGGCGCGAACTCGAGATCGACCGCGATGGGCTGGTCGTCACCTATCCCGATTTCTGGCAAAGGGGATGA